A genomic segment from Lignipirellula cremea encodes:
- a CDS encoding sulfatase has product MNVSSCLRFCFLLHGLLLSAGLLMGAWLPVAGLAQETAAPVPDANRWNVLFLAIDDLRPELGCYGTPGAHSPNLDKLAAEGVLFRNHYVQVPTCGASRYALLTGRSPWASGVVNNNEAAYRGAAALQNKVLPGAQSAPELFRRSGYRTVCLGKISHTPDGRVFAYDGSGDGRPELPNAWDELPTPFGPWKRGWGSFFAYAGGKHRQDGKGHSDLMEFVAQQDDDLPDGMLAGAAVEQLRELKTAGQPFFLAVGFYKPHLPFVATQADWEAFADTDLSLDAEKVDSPHWHRSGEFFRYQAPFEKTQPLSAEAVAKSRRAYYACVRYVDRQVGRVLQELEDLDLADRTVVVVWGDHGWHLGEQQIWGKHSPFERANRSVLLMRVPGQTGAQVQAKGGIVTDALAESIDLYPTLIDLCRPSFQKTAWPLSGQSLVPVLTGTADAGRQAALSYWGKTVSIRTASQRLIWDRKSDRCELYDMTKDPEQTTDLATARPITVARLKALAEERWRQDAGAAGPSDTEGKPGG; this is encoded by the coding sequence ATGAATGTCTCCTCTTGCCTGCGTTTCTGCTTTTTGCTGCATGGCCTGTTGCTGTCCGCCGGGCTGCTGATGGGAGCCTGGCTGCCCGTTGCGGGACTTGCGCAGGAGACTGCCGCCCCTGTCCCGGACGCCAATCGCTGGAACGTGTTGTTCCTGGCGATCGATGATCTGCGGCCGGAGCTTGGCTGCTATGGAACACCCGGCGCCCATTCGCCGAACCTCGACAAACTGGCGGCGGAGGGGGTGCTGTTCCGCAACCACTACGTGCAGGTTCCCACCTGCGGCGCGTCGCGTTACGCCTTGCTGACCGGTCGCAGTCCCTGGGCCTCGGGCGTGGTCAACAACAACGAAGCGGCCTACCGCGGCGCGGCCGCGCTCCAGAATAAAGTCCTGCCAGGCGCCCAGTCGGCGCCAGAACTGTTCCGGCGGTCGGGCTACCGCACCGTTTGCCTGGGGAAGATCTCGCACACGCCCGACGGTCGGGTGTTCGCCTACGACGGATCGGGCGACGGTCGGCCTGAGTTGCCTAACGCCTGGGACGAACTGCCGACTCCTTTTGGTCCGTGGAAGCGCGGCTGGGGGAGTTTCTTTGCGTATGCCGGCGGCAAGCATCGGCAGGACGGCAAGGGTCATTCCGACCTGATGGAATTCGTCGCCCAGCAGGATGACGATCTGCCTGACGGCATGCTGGCTGGCGCTGCGGTCGAACAGTTGCGGGAACTGAAAACGGCGGGACAGCCTTTTTTCCTGGCGGTTGGTTTCTACAAACCGCATCTGCCCTTTGTCGCCACGCAGGCCGACTGGGAAGCGTTCGCCGACACAGACCTGTCACTGGACGCCGAGAAAGTCGATTCGCCCCATTGGCATCGGTCGGGCGAGTTCTTCCGCTACCAGGCCCCCTTTGAGAAAACCCAGCCGCTGTCGGCCGAGGCCGTCGCAAAGTCTCGCAGGGCTTACTACGCCTGTGTGCGATATGTGGATCGGCAGGTCGGCCGCGTGCTGCAGGAACTGGAAGACCTGGACCTGGCCGATCGCACGGTCGTCGTGGTCTGGGGCGACCATGGCTGGCATCTGGGCGAGCAGCAGATCTGGGGGAAGCACTCGCCGTTTGAACGGGCCAACCGCAGCGTCTTGCTGATGCGCGTCCCGGGCCAGACCGGCGCCCAGGTCCAGGCCAAGGGCGGCATCGTCACCGACGCTCTGGCGGAATCGATTGACTTGTATCCCACGCTGATCGATCTGTGCCGGCCTTCGTTTCAGAAAACAGCTTGGCCGTTGTCGGGACAGTCGCTTGTGCCGGTGCTGACAGGAACAGCCGACGCGGGACGCCAGGCGGCCCTCAGCTACTGGGGGAAGACCGTGTCGATTCGCACCGCATCGCAACGCCTGATCTGGGATCGAAAAAGCGATCGCTGCGAGCTGTACGATATGACCAAAGACCCCGAACAAACGACCGATCTGGCGACCGCCCGGCCGATAACGGTCGCCCGTTTGAAAGCGCTCGCCGAGGAACGCTGGCGACAGGACGCGGGGGCCGCGGGGCCGTCCGACACGGAAGGAAAACCAGGCGGCTGA
- a CDS encoding ABC transporter permease has product MTEPVIVAQRLTRRFGRLTAVEDVSFEVRRGAIFGLLGPNGSGKSTIIRMLCGVLQPSEGEGQVLGYSVRSEAEAIKRRIGYMSQKFSLYSDLTVDENLDFYGRVYGLEPQRLAERKQTVMELAGITDRVHQLAGNLSGGWKQRLALACSLIHEPDVLFLDEPTAGIDPVARRQLWDLLFELSAAGVTLFVTTHYMDEAERCTDVGYIYLSRLLVLGKPDELKLLPEVTPPDARRWELTTPAPAQQLSHLRQIDGVQDATLFGEKIHVLADKRLNPREMIAGADVDDALVSYREAAPTLEDVFVTLTSDAQKKYSADAPPPDTLRTGSPERDSPSLASAASQDAAESDMPAASSPRPPVVARLGAGFWAIFLKEFVHIRRQPTTLVFMLLLPLVQTIIFGYAIDTEIEHIPLAIFDLDQRQESRQLIDAFVNTRRFQIVERVHSEAALQRSLTSGRAKVAVVIPPNYSDKLLRGEQAQVEILIDGSDSQVATTALSTANLLGASLASRNALRKAEARQFRPALDASGELAAPVEMRPRLLYNPNLESSHFFVPGLVAIILQLVTLFLTSFAVVRERELGTLEQLFVTPVSRSGLLLGKLTPYAITGMVAVLMILVVMVYVFGVPIHGSLALLAGTSALFLLCALGLGLLVSTLARTQVEAVQFAFGIILPSVLLSGFMFPRAEMPLPIYLVSFAIPVTYFIEIIRGVVLRGADLVDMLPWILGLFVCTAAVLALSLARFRKQLG; this is encoded by the coding sequence ATGACCGAGCCCGTAATCGTCGCCCAACGGTTGACCCGCCGCTTCGGTCGTTTAACGGCGGTCGAAGACGTCAGCTTTGAAGTCCGTCGCGGCGCCATCTTTGGGCTGCTTGGTCCCAACGGCAGCGGCAAATCGACCATCATTCGCATGCTCTGCGGCGTGCTCCAGCCCAGCGAAGGGGAAGGCCAGGTACTGGGCTACAGTGTGCGTTCCGAGGCGGAAGCCATCAAACGCCGCATCGGTTATATGTCGCAAAAGTTCAGCCTTTACAGCGACCTGACCGTCGATGAAAACCTGGACTTTTATGGCCGCGTGTACGGCCTGGAGCCGCAACGCCTGGCCGAGCGCAAGCAGACCGTGATGGAACTGGCCGGGATTACCGACCGCGTCCACCAACTGGCCGGCAACCTGTCCGGCGGCTGGAAACAGCGGTTGGCGCTGGCCTGTTCCCTGATCCATGAACCAGACGTGCTCTTCCTGGATGAGCCGACTGCCGGCATTGATCCGGTCGCCCGGCGACAGCTGTGGGATCTGCTGTTCGAGCTGTCTGCGGCCGGAGTGACATTGTTTGTCACAACCCACTACATGGACGAGGCGGAGCGCTGCACCGATGTCGGCTATATCTATCTGTCCAGGCTGCTGGTGCTGGGCAAGCCGGACGAACTCAAGCTGCTGCCGGAAGTCACCCCGCCCGACGCCCGTCGCTGGGAGCTGACCACGCCAGCGCCGGCCCAGCAACTGAGCCATTTGCGCCAGATCGACGGCGTGCAGGACGCCACGCTCTTCGGCGAAAAGATCCACGTGCTGGCCGACAAGCGTCTCAACCCCCGCGAGATGATCGCCGGCGCCGATGTCGACGATGCCCTGGTCAGTTATCGCGAAGCGGCCCCCACACTGGAGGACGTGTTCGTCACGCTCACTAGCGACGCCCAGAAAAAGTACTCCGCCGACGCGCCGCCTCCCGACACGCTCCGCACCGGCTCCCCGGAACGCGACTCGCCCTCTCTCGCCTCCGCCGCATCCCAGGACGCTGCAGAATCCGACATGCCCGCAGCCAGTTCGCCACGACCGCCGGTCGTCGCCCGGCTGGGGGCCGGGTTCTGGGCCATTTTCCTGAAAGAGTTCGTCCACATCCGCCGGCAGCCAACCACGCTGGTGTTTATGCTGCTGTTGCCGCTGGTGCAAACGATTATCTTTGGATACGCGATCGATACCGAGATAGAGCATATCCCGCTGGCCATTTTCGACCTGGACCAGCGGCAGGAAAGTCGGCAGCTGATTGACGCCTTTGTGAATACGCGGCGATTCCAGATTGTGGAACGGGTGCACAGCGAAGCGGCCCTGCAGAGATCGCTGACCTCGGGCCGGGCCAAGGTCGCCGTGGTGATTCCGCCGAACTATTCCGACAAACTGCTGCGCGGGGAGCAGGCGCAGGTCGAGATCCTGATTGATGGCAGTGACTCCCAGGTGGCGACCACGGCGCTCAGCACGGCCAACCTGCTAGGCGCCAGCCTCGCGTCGCGTAATGCGCTGCGGAAGGCGGAAGCCCGTCAGTTCCGCCCGGCACTGGACGCCTCGGGCGAACTGGCGGCGCCGGTCGAGATGCGGCCGCGACTGCTGTACAACCCCAACCTGGAAAGCTCCCACTTTTTTGTACCGGGGCTGGTCGCCATTATCCTGCAGCTGGTGACGCTGTTCCTGACCTCGTTTGCGGTCGTGCGGGAACGGGAACTGGGCACGCTGGAGCAACTGTTTGTCACGCCCGTCAGCCGCAGCGGTCTGCTGCTGGGGAAGCTCACGCCATATGCGATCACCGGCATGGTTGCGGTGCTGATGATTCTGGTGGTGATGGTCTATGTGTTTGGCGTGCCCATCCACGGCAGCCTGGCGTTGCTGGCGGGGACGTCGGCGTTGTTCTTGCTGTGCGCCCTGGGGCTGGGGCTGCTGGTTTCGACGCTGGCCAGAACGCAGGTCGAGGCGGTTCAGTTTGCTTTCGGGATCATCCTGCCGTCGGTGCTGCTCTCGGGTTTCATGTTCCCGCGGGCCGAAATGCCGCTGCCGATTTACCTGGTGAGCTTTGCGATTCCGGTGACGTACTTTATCGAGATCATCCGCGGCGTGGTGCTGCGGGGCGCCGATCTGGTCGATATGCTGCCGTGGATCTTGGGACTGTTCGTGTGCACGGCGGCGGTGCTCGCGCTCAGCCTGGCTCGCTTCCGCAAGCAGCTGGGTTAA
- a CDS encoding YciE/YciF ferroxidase family protein has translation MNIESLRKLYIQELKDLYSAENQLLEALPKMAAAASDEELKQAFSDHLKETQSHVARLETIFSKLEFAPGGHKCKAMEGLVKEGEELLKSGMEDAVLDAALIAAAQRVEHYEMAGYGVVRAYAEKLGEQEAADMLDATLQEEGEADRHLSRLAERRINFLAMNTN, from the coding sequence ATGAACATCGAATCGCTACGAAAACTCTATATCCAGGAATTGAAAGATCTCTACAGCGCAGAAAATCAGCTTCTCGAGGCGTTGCCCAAAATGGCGGCGGCCGCTTCCGATGAAGAATTGAAACAGGCCTTCAGTGATCATCTGAAGGAGACCCAAAGCCACGTTGCGCGACTGGAAACGATCTTTTCCAAGCTGGAATTCGCACCCGGCGGCCACAAGTGCAAGGCGATGGAAGGCCTGGTGAAGGAGGGCGAGGAGCTGCTCAAATCAGGCATGGAAGACGCTGTCCTGGACGCCGCCCTGATTGCCGCCGCGCAACGGGTCGAACATTACGAAATGGCAGGCTACGGCGTGGTGCGAGCCTACGCCGAGAAGCTGGGAGAACAGGAGGCGGCCGACATGCTCGACGCCACCCTGCAGGAAGAAGGCGAAGCGGATCGTCATCTTTCCCGGCTGGCCGAACGACGCATTAATTTCCTGGCGATGAATACGAACTAA
- a CDS encoding CsbD family protein, producing MNWDQIEGNWKQFKGNMRQQWGKLTEDDVDQIEGKREELAGKLQERYGYAREKAEEEIDRYCDTCK from the coding sequence ATGAACTGGGATCAAATCGAAGGTAACTGGAAGCAGTTTAAAGGCAACATGCGTCAGCAGTGGGGAAAGCTCACCGAGGACGATGTCGATCAAATTGAAGGCAAACGCGAAGAACTGGCCGGTAAGCTCCAGGAGCGATACGGCTACGCTCGCGAAAAAGCGGAAGAGGAAATCGACCGCTATTGCGACACCTGTAAATAG
- a CDS encoding NPCBM/NEW2 domain-containing protein encodes MKIAISAVCLMGLVAVTLAPVAGADRQAVLASGERFLGGIGRIDPAGQITFVRPPGAVDDPAEADEQAPGDAAGRERKVALEELAIWGACTDSDLGSQILLVDGSLVLADSFLSWNGDGMSFYSELWGEVTLPLEMVRGVVFQPPTDSLARDQLVQRLRTATGRSDRMLLTNGDELTGVLLEADTSDTTARLPVGLRARPTGATDPVDLQGDRVTAVVLNPALASAPSARGLRTAYGFRNGDLLYASQASAQADRPASPARLTLLGGLELQADADDFFRELNFVQTFGGKTTWLSDLPAAGFRHTPYLRLDWPFHLDRSVVDGELRVGRHRYLKGLGMHTRSRLAFPLGGKFTRFAAEIAVDAKAGRQGSVIFRVYQNQQGEWSPIYQSPVVRGGEQPLPIQLDVTGAAALLLIVDYADRGDELDYADWLNPRLN; translated from the coding sequence GGCGGCATCGGGCGGATCGACCCGGCCGGGCAGATTACCTTCGTCCGGCCGCCGGGAGCTGTCGACGACCCGGCGGAAGCGGACGAACAGGCCCCCGGCGATGCAGCTGGACGGGAGCGAAAGGTCGCTCTCGAAGAGCTGGCGATCTGGGGAGCGTGCACGGACAGCGATCTCGGTTCGCAGATCCTGCTGGTCGACGGCAGCCTGGTTCTTGCGGATTCGTTTTTGTCCTGGAACGGCGACGGCATGAGCTTCTATTCCGAGCTCTGGGGCGAGGTGACGCTGCCGCTGGAGATGGTGCGGGGCGTCGTCTTCCAGCCCCCGACCGACTCGCTGGCGCGGGACCAGCTGGTGCAGCGTTTGCGCACCGCGACTGGCCGCTCGGATCGCATGCTGCTGACCAACGGCGATGAACTGACGGGCGTGCTGCTGGAAGCGGACACCTCGGACACGACCGCCCGACTACCCGTGGGGCTGAGGGCGCGTCCCACCGGGGCGACCGATCCGGTCGACCTGCAGGGCGATCGAGTGACGGCCGTCGTGCTGAATCCGGCGCTCGCGAGTGCTCCGTCCGCCCGTGGTCTGCGTACTGCTTACGGTTTTCGCAATGGCGATCTGCTTTACGCCTCCCAGGCTTCTGCGCAAGCCGACCGACCCGCGTCGCCGGCGCGGCTGACACTGCTGGGGGGACTGGAGCTGCAGGCGGACGCTGACGACTTTTTCCGGGAGCTGAACTTTGTGCAAACGTTCGGCGGGAAGACTACGTGGCTGTCCGACCTGCCGGCCGCCGGCTTCCGGCATACGCCCTATCTGCGGCTGGACTGGCCGTTCCACCTGGACCGCAGCGTGGTCGACGGAGAGTTGCGGGTGGGACGTCACCGGTATCTTAAAGGGTTGGGCATGCACACTCGAAGTCGGCTGGCATTCCCGCTGGGAGGGAAGTTTACCCGGTTCGCCGCCGAGATTGCCGTCGATGCGAAAGCCGGCCGTCAGGGCAGCGTGATCTTCCGCGTGTACCAGAACCAGCAGGGGGAGTGGTCGCCCATCTATCAAAGTCCGGTCGTCCGCGGAGGGGAGCAGCCGCTACCAATCCAGCTGGATGTCACCGGGGCGGCCGCCTTGCTGCTGATCGTCGATTACGCCGATCGCGGCGACGAGCTCGACTACGCCGACTGGCTCAACCCGCGGCTGAACTAA